One Paenibacillus sp. FSL H7-0737 DNA segment encodes these proteins:
- the corA gene encoding magnesium/cobalt transporter CorA, with protein sequence MIRTLAVTHTGEVLTDIPLQDIRREDYAWIWADFATPTAEETLLLDHYFHFHPLAIEDCMHVLQRPKLDHYEEVQFFVLHALNEETLDAEEIDLFLSANYLVSYHHQEKTEMNEAWEQVKREIHSRKGWSGGPMAAAYTVMDKLVDKYFPCLYSLEDELADLESNGGSESVEDLMSQVFNVRGRLLKMRRTIVPMRDLMYRIVNSQHVQSNGEERIYFGDIYDHLLKLSDMIEADREMTADLRDSYISLNSNRMNSIMKTLTVITTVFMPLTLIAGIYGMNFVVMPELEWKYGYFGVLLFMLVVGVSMFRWFRRSGWFK encoded by the coding sequence ATGATACGTACACTTGCGGTGACGCATACAGGTGAGGTGCTGACAGACATACCTCTGCAGGATATCCGGCGGGAGGATTATGCATGGATATGGGCAGATTTTGCTACACCTACGGCAGAGGAGACATTGCTGCTGGATCACTATTTTCATTTTCACCCTTTGGCGATTGAGGACTGTATGCATGTGCTACAGCGGCCGAAGCTGGATCATTATGAGGAAGTGCAGTTTTTTGTGCTGCATGCGCTGAATGAAGAGACGCTGGATGCTGAAGAGATTGACCTTTTTTTGAGTGCGAATTACCTTGTGTCCTATCATCATCAGGAAAAAACAGAGATGAATGAAGCTTGGGAGCAGGTGAAGCGTGAAATACATAGTCGTAAAGGCTGGTCGGGTGGTCCGATGGCGGCTGCATATACTGTAATGGACAAGCTGGTAGATAAGTATTTTCCATGCCTCTACAGTTTAGAGGACGAGCTTGCGGATCTGGAGAGCAATGGCGGCAGTGAGTCGGTGGAGGATTTGATGAGCCAAGTGTTTAATGTGCGCGGAAGGCTGCTCAAGATGCGGCGGACGATTGTGCCGATGCGCGATTTGATGTACCGGATCGTGAATTCGCAGCATGTCCAGAGCAACGGTGAGGAACGGATTTATTTTGGCGATATCTATGACCATTTGTTAAAACTGTCGGATATGATTGAGGCGGATCGAGAAATGACTGCGGATCTACGTGATAGCTACATTTCTCTTAACTCCAACCGGATGAATTCGATCATGAAAACATTAACAGTAATCACCACCGTATTCATGCCGCTGACGCTGATCGCCGGAATTTATGGGATGAACTTTGTGGTAATGCCTGAACTCGAATGGAAGTATGGGTATTTTGGTGTTCTGCTGTTTATGCTGGTGGTGGGTGTTAGCATGTTCAGATGGTTCCGGCGTAGTGGATGGTTTAAGTAA
- a CDS encoding YerC/YecD family TrpR-related protein, translated as MQLKKLNDKSIDQLFEAILTLKNMEECYVFFDDLCTVNEIQSLSQRLEVARMLGKGSTYNQIEAETGASTATISRVKRCLNYGNDGYKLTLERLGR; from the coding sequence ATGCAACTTAAGAAGTTGAATGATAAAAGTATCGACCAATTATTTGAAGCTATTTTAACGTTAAAAAATATGGAAGAATGTTACGTGTTCTTTGATGATTTGTGCACTGTGAACGAGATTCAATCGCTGTCGCAGCGATTGGAAGTAGCGCGTATGCTCGGCAAAGGCTCCACCTACAACCAGATCGAAGCAGAGACGGGCGCAAGCACAGCTACGATTTCCCGTGTAAAACGTTGCCTGAACTACGGCAATGACGGATATAAATTAACGCTGGAACGTTTGGGACGCTAA
- a CDS encoding sirohydrochlorin chelatase, producing the protein MVPGVLIISHGSRDKAWVSIVEEAVSGLSLGEEIPVVVSFLELVEGRLIQDGINELEHAGITDIIVIPLFVSSGSTHVDEIEYALGAKPEPERETDLALFSVNAKVHYGYPIDDDPDIAVMIWDKLRELSTEPKRETILLVGHGSVYDGFRQRWQKGISSLAGRVREVSGVAAADYGLLSPDSIRSKVEYWQEQGHEVLVAPLFLSEGYFTKHVVPNRLKGLTYKYSGQTLLPHPLLPHWIERQVETLLEQIRMKR; encoded by the coding sequence ATGGTACCGGGCGTACTTATTATCAGTCATGGCTCTCGCGATAAGGCTTGGGTGTCAATCGTAGAGGAGGCCGTAAGCGGATTATCGCTAGGTGAAGAGATTCCTGTTGTGGTCTCTTTTTTAGAGCTGGTAGAGGGCCGTCTGATTCAAGATGGAATAAATGAGCTGGAACACGCAGGGATCACAGATATTATTGTGATCCCATTGTTCGTTTCCTCAGGAAGCACACATGTCGATGAGATAGAATATGCACTTGGCGCCAAACCTGAGCCTGAACGTGAGACGGATTTAGCGCTGTTCTCAGTGAACGCTAAAGTTCACTACGGTTATCCTATCGACGATGATCCGGACATCGCTGTAATGATCTGGGACAAGCTACGTGAGCTGTCTACGGAACCGAAGCGAGAGACGATTTTGCTTGTGGGTCATGGCAGTGTATATGATGGCTTCCGGCAGCGCTGGCAGAAAGGTATATCTTCGCTGGCGGGACGTGTACGTGAGGTAAGTGGCGTAGCGGCGGCCGACTATGGTCTGCTGAGTCCGGATAGTATAAGAAGCAAGGTAGAGTATTGGCAGGAGCAGGGTCACGAGGTTCTGGTGGCACCGCTTTTTTTGAGTGAAGGCTATTTTACTAAGCATGTGGTTCCTAACAGACTTAAAGGGTTAACCTATAAGTATTCTGGTCAAACGCTTCTGCCCCATCCCCTTCTTCCGCATTGGATTGAGAGACAGGTAGAGACACTCCTCGAACAGATTCGAATGAAACGATAA
- a CDS encoding diacylglycerol kinase, with protein MKTARLIYNPTSGREEMKKRLADILDRLDIGGIEATCHATTGEGDAMLAAADAVERGYDLIIAAGGDGTLNEVINGMAEKPNLPPLGVLPLGTTNDFARAMGIPKNWEDSCDLIIRQETRPIDIGKANDRYFINIAGGGSLTELTYEVPSKLKTMIGQLAYYLKGIEKMVSLSPQELIIRANGQEVIHDEFMLFLIANTNSVGGFEKLAPGARIDDGLLDVIAVKKCNLAEFVRLVRLALRGEHLNDKKVIYFRTDAMDVISPGHVQLNLDGELGGELPGRFRILPQHLRIFAENN; from the coding sequence ATGAAAACTGCGAGATTGATTTATAATCCCACTTCTGGACGGGAAGAAATGAAGAAGCGGCTCGCCGATATTTTGGACCGGCTGGATATTGGTGGCATTGAAGCTACCTGCCATGCAACAACCGGAGAAGGCGATGCTATGCTAGCTGCTGCAGATGCAGTAGAACGCGGTTATGATTTGATCATAGCAGCCGGTGGCGATGGCACTTTAAATGAGGTTATAAATGGTATGGCGGAGAAGCCTAATCTTCCCCCGCTCGGCGTTTTGCCGCTTGGTACTACTAATGATTTTGCACGTGCAATGGGGATCCCGAAGAACTGGGAAGATTCCTGTGATCTGATCATTCGCCAAGAGACACGTCCGATTGATATCGGTAAGGCAAATGACCGTTATTTTATTAATATAGCAGGCGGCGGTAGTCTAACCGAACTGACATATGAAGTTCCTAGTAAGCTGAAGACCATGATTGGGCAGCTTGCGTACTATTTAAAAGGTATTGAAAAAATGGTCAGCCTATCTCCTCAGGAACTAATCATTCGTGCCAATGGGCAGGAAGTTATTCATGATGAGTTTATGCTGTTCCTGATTGCAAATACGAATTCTGTTGGCGGCTTCGAAAAGCTTGCTCCCGGCGCTCGGATCGATGACGGTCTGTTAGACGTTATAGCGGTTAAAAAATGTAACCTGGCAGAGTTTGTCCGTTTGGTCAGATTGGCTCTTCGCGGCGAGCATTTGAATGATAAGAAGGTTATTTATTTCCGTACGGATGCGATGGATGTAATCTCTCCAGGACATGTCCAATTGAACTTGGACGGCGAACTGGGTGGAGAATTGCCAGGGCGATTCCGGATTTTGCCACAGCATTTGCGGATTTTTGCTGAAAATAACTAA
- the rlmD gene encoding 23S rRNA (uracil(1939)-C(5))-methyltransferase RlmD codes for MSKHRSGRSTSRPVGKAPVAGLPVNKNDEVMLDIIGMTHEGEGVGRVEGFTLFVQGALPGEKVRAKVLKTKKQYGYAKLLNLVEASSARIAAPCEIYDQCGGCQLQHMDYAAQLAWKRQLVVDNLERIGKLRVSGGGRDAGTDQAAGILVRPTLGMDEPWRYRNKAQVPIGVTEGGLVGGFYARGSHRIIDMETCLIQHEDNDDVVRKVKEIGRKRGITAYDEESGKGLLRHVVVKKAFRTGEMMLVLVTNGERIPHLDEWITEIRREIPAVTSICQNVNTKQTNVIFGDTTRTLWGNDVIYDYIGDVKFAISARSFYQVNPAQTEVLYGKTVEYAGLTGNETVIDAYCGIGTISLFLAQHAKQVYGVEIVREAIEDARANATLNGMDNVVFEVGASEDVIPNWKEQGITADIIVVDPPRKGCDPRLLETILAMKPERVVYVSCNPSTLARDLRVLEDGGYKTVEVTPVDMFPHTVHVEAVCSLIYKGFE; via the coding sequence ATGAGTAAACACCGCAGTGGACGCAGCACCAGCCGCCCAGTCGGCAAGGCGCCTGTCGCCGGACTGCCTGTGAATAAAAATGATGAGGTTATGCTCGATATTATCGGCATGACCCATGAAGGTGAAGGGGTAGGCCGCGTAGAAGGCTTTACCCTTTTTGTGCAGGGAGCTCTTCCCGGAGAGAAGGTCCGGGCAAAGGTGCTCAAGACCAAGAAGCAGTATGGCTACGCCAAGCTGCTGAATTTAGTAGAAGCGAGCAGCGCCCGCATCGCGGCGCCTTGCGAGATCTATGACCAATGCGGCGGCTGTCAGCTGCAGCATATGGACTATGCGGCACAGCTGGCGTGGAAACGGCAGCTGGTGGTGGACAACCTGGAGCGGATTGGGAAGCTCCGGGTGAGTGGTGGTGGCAGAGACGCTGGAACGGATCAGGCAGCGGGCATTCTCGTCCGCCCAACACTGGGCATGGACGAGCCTTGGCGTTATCGCAACAAGGCTCAGGTGCCGATTGGCGTAACAGAAGGCGGCCTTGTGGGCGGCTTTTACGCGAGAGGAAGCCACCGGATCATCGATATGGAAACATGCCTGATTCAGCATGAAGATAACGATGACGTTGTGCGGAAGGTGAAAGAAATCGGACGGAAGCGCGGCATTACTGCTTACGACGAAGAATCCGGCAAAGGCTTACTGCGTCATGTCGTAGTGAAGAAAGCCTTCCGTACTGGTGAGATGATGCTCGTACTCGTCACTAATGGCGAACGTATCCCACATCTGGACGAATGGATCACTGAGATTCGTCGTGAAATCCCAGCTGTTACAAGCATCTGCCAGAACGTGAATACTAAACAGACGAACGTAATCTTCGGTGATACAACGCGTACCCTTTGGGGGAACGATGTTATTTACGATTATATCGGCGATGTGAAATTCGCGATTTCTGCCCGTTCTTTTTATCAGGTTAACCCGGCTCAAACTGAAGTTCTTTACGGTAAGACGGTGGAATATGCAGGACTTACGGGAAACGAGACTGTTATAGATGCTTATTGCGGTATCGGGACGATTTCATTGTTCCTTGCGCAGCATGCTAAGCAGGTCTACGGTGTAGAAATCGTACGTGAAGCGATTGAGGATGCTCGGGCGAATGCCACTTTGAATGGTATGGATAATGTAGTGTTTGAGGTAGGTGCATCTGAGGATGTGATCCCTAACTGGAAAGAGCAGGGGATTACGGCGGATATTATCGTGGTCGATCCTCCGCGAAAGGGCTGCGATCCACGACTTTTGGAGACGATTCTGGCGATGAAGCCGGAACGTGTGGTGTATGTGTCTTGTAATCCGTCGACACTGGCAAGAGACTTGCGGGTGCTCGAAGATGGAGGGTATAAGACAGTGGAGGTGACTCCGGTGGACATGTTCCCGCATACGGTACATGTGGAAGCTGTTTGTTCCTTGATCTATAAGGGTTTTGAATAA
- a CDS encoding site-specific integrase, which yields MASIEKRGVNSWRLVVEAGYDAAGKRLKRYKSIKIDDPALLKTTKRLRDYLNDELIKFKIEVEAGEYIAPEKMTFEVFVQEWESKYARKHLAEKTLYMYQSNLKTRILPTFGHFKLDQIKTIHIVSFLDSLTADGARKGFRKGNLSTGSIEINHRVLKNIFSRAVEWKLLKQNPVSGVKKPTVNHKEVIPYDELEVQQLLHLLQDEPIHWRIMITLALTTGLRRGELLGLEWHHVDWESGVLSVTQSVSMSPAGIAHVKEPKTKSSKRKVALPTSMLEELKEYYLFKQGERDKIGDLWNGGEYNFVFCHPDGKAFHQERPYLWFRAFLKKNKLRYIKFHTLRHTSATLLINQGVHAKIISERLGHGNIQVTMNTYGFALSSADKAAAEKFDSILDKNRGRA from the coding sequence GTGGCTAGTATTGAGAAACGCGGAGTGAATTCCTGGAGATTAGTTGTGGAAGCAGGATATGATGCCGCTGGCAAACGGTTGAAGAGATATAAATCGATCAAGATTGACGACCCTGCATTACTAAAGACGACAAAACGCTTGAGGGACTATTTGAACGATGAATTAATAAAATTCAAGATCGAAGTAGAAGCAGGTGAATATATTGCGCCGGAAAAGATGACCTTCGAAGTATTTGTTCAGGAATGGGAATCCAAATATGCTCGCAAGCATCTGGCTGAAAAAACCTTATATATGTATCAATCCAACTTGAAAACTAGAATATTACCAACTTTTGGACATTTTAAATTAGATCAAATCAAAACTATCCACATTGTAAGTTTTCTAGACTCATTAACCGCAGATGGTGCACGTAAAGGTTTTAGAAAAGGAAATTTATCTACAGGTTCGATTGAAATTAATCACCGGGTATTAAAAAATATATTTTCAAGAGCGGTCGAATGGAAACTACTCAAACAGAATCCAGTTTCAGGTGTGAAGAAGCCCACGGTTAATCACAAGGAAGTTATCCCCTACGACGAGCTGGAAGTTCAGCAATTACTTCATTTATTACAAGATGAACCTATTCATTGGCGAATTATGATAACTCTTGCTCTAACTACTGGACTTCGCCGTGGCGAGCTACTCGGGCTTGAATGGCACCACGTCGATTGGGAATCAGGGGTACTTAGCGTCACACAGAGCGTTTCCATGTCCCCTGCAGGTATTGCCCACGTAAAAGAACCTAAGACAAAATCATCAAAACGTAAAGTAGCCCTTCCAACTTCAATGTTAGAAGAATTAAAGGAATACTACTTATTCAAGCAAGGTGAACGTGATAAAATCGGTGATCTTTGGAATGGTGGAGAGTATAATTTTGTTTTCTGCCATCCAGACGGAAAAGCATTTCATCAAGAACGACCATACTTATGGTTTCGTGCCTTTCTTAAGAAAAATAAACTAAGGTATATCAAGTTTCATACTCTGAGACACACTAGCGCAACACTTCTAATCAATCAGGGTGTTCATGCAAAGATCATCTCTGAGCGACTTGGCCATGGAAATATCCAAGTCACCATGAACACATATGGGTTTGCGCTAAGTTCAGCCGACAAAGCCGCAGCTGAGAAATTTGATTCCATTTTAGACAAAAATCGAGGGCGTGCATAA
- a CDS encoding helix-turn-helix domain-containing protein yields the protein MDTVIKTTTAPEYMASHTNRNTLTFAEAWDEVFERAISKDKLYAECRAGRIPHMKIGSKLLFRRATLEAWISEQETANFKS from the coding sequence ATGGATACAGTAATAAAAACAACAACAGCGCCAGAATACATGGCTTCCCATACTAACCGTAACACCTTGACATTTGCAGAAGCATGGGACGAAGTTTTTGAACGTGCCATTTCAAAGGATAAGCTGTATGCCGAATGCAGAGCTGGACGCATCCCTCACATGAAAATCGGTTCCAAGCTACTTTTTAGACGCGCTACTTTAGAGGCTTGGATTAGTGAGCAAGAAACAGCAAACTTCAAATCTTGA
- a CDS encoding DNA primase family protein, with the protein MDTELIDNDYAQSENGIFSKSYIESHSINIDEIDIAPAPTQSQLNQEYYEKHNESINDSVIELNKTPLVLTGSEIEPEENNVVSRIPFDVQVKLAFLEKRTVRCCGSSVFLYKDEFGCYEEQTESSLHVAIRGSLSHEMDLKLNKHKISDVVHRIISSPDLQVNHDEFDNHNNLINFKNGVYNINTKTTLHHCSSYLFTSYIDAEYGEPPSRIRINRMYSNSGLASQGYYFKKFLDDCTDGDPLKKKSLQQLTGYIISNEWRAKKFFVLIGLPHTGKSVWLALWRSLIGPKHTTAMSLKQLGETRFMTAELFKSKLNISAEMDENGSIKATDVIKTITGGDLLTAEKKGKDPFQFYGKTKLVAAGNHMPFLNKIDGTSAFTDRILFLMFNNTIPEEKRDKSLMDKLINEKTYIVEWAIEGLLELMEDNLIFTESEEAYAFKQRYINELNNVSEFVKDRCYVDLVDEECKVHRKVIYPSYKQYCRDNGFKALSKQEFFVEILKMNVKQGKLRINGSTPLQGYRGIRLMTGTEQKLLKA; encoded by the coding sequence ATGGATACCGAATTAATCGACAATGACTATGCTCAATCTGAAAATGGTATTTTCAGCAAATCATATATTGAATCACATTCCATTAATATTGATGAAATTGATATCGCCCCTGCTCCCACGCAGAGCCAGTTAAATCAAGAATACTACGAGAAACACAACGAGTCGATTAATGACTCTGTCATTGAGTTGAACAAGACCCCATTAGTACTGACTGGTAGCGAAATCGAACCAGAAGAGAATAACGTCGTGTCACGGATACCCTTTGACGTTCAAGTAAAATTGGCTTTTCTTGAAAAAAGAACAGTACGTTGCTGTGGTTCTAGTGTGTTCCTCTACAAAGACGAGTTTGGCTGCTATGAAGAACAAACCGAATCCAGTCTTCATGTCGCAATTCGTGGCAGTTTAAGTCATGAGATGGATTTGAAACTAAACAAGCACAAGATTTCAGATGTTGTCCATCGCATAATAAGTAGTCCTGATCTTCAAGTGAATCACGACGAGTTCGACAATCACAATAATTTAATCAATTTCAAGAACGGCGTGTATAACATAAACACTAAAACTACACTTCACCACTGTTCTTCATATTTATTTACTAGCTATATCGATGCTGAATACGGGGAACCTCCTTCCCGTATTCGGATCAATCGTATGTATTCGAATAGCGGATTAGCAAGTCAGGGTTATTACTTCAAAAAGTTTTTAGATGATTGCACAGATGGCGACCCGCTAAAGAAGAAGTCGCTACAACAATTAACCGGATATATCATCAGCAATGAATGGCGGGCTAAGAAATTCTTTGTGCTTATTGGTCTGCCCCATACAGGAAAAAGTGTTTGGTTAGCATTGTGGCGTTCATTAATTGGCCCAAAGCACACCACTGCCATGTCCCTAAAGCAGCTGGGAGAAACCCGATTTATGACAGCTGAGTTGTTTAAGTCAAAACTAAATATTAGCGCAGAGATGGATGAGAACGGGTCTATAAAGGCTACTGACGTAATTAAGACGATAACCGGAGGTGACCTTCTCACTGCAGAAAAGAAGGGAAAGGACCCCTTTCAGTTTTATGGTAAAACAAAACTCGTGGCAGCAGGTAACCACATGCCTTTCCTGAATAAAATCGATGGAACTTCAGCTTTTACTGATCGAATCCTATTTTTGATGTTCAACAATACCATCCCTGAGGAGAAAAGGGATAAGTCATTAATGGATAAGCTGATTAATGAGAAAACGTATATCGTTGAATGGGCTATAGAAGGCTTGCTCGAACTGATGGAAGACAATCTAATCTTCACAGAGAGTGAGGAAGCATATGCCTTTAAGCAACGCTATATTAATGAGTTGAATAACGTCTCAGAATTTGTCAAAGATCGTTGCTATGTCGATCTAGTCGATGAAGAATGCAAGGTGCATCGCAAAGTGATATATCCATCATATAAGCAATACTGTCGTGATAACGGATTCAAAGCACTCAGTAAGCAAGAATTTTTCGTTGAGATCTTAAAAATGAATGTAAAGCAAGGGAAATTGAGGATTAATGGATCAACGCCATTACAAGGGTATCGCGGCATACGGCTCATGACTGGCACTGAACAAAAATTACTTAAAGCATAG
- a CDS encoding helix-turn-helix domain-containing protein: MYDDYNEIITVGQLAELLQIGMNTAYKLINSGEIESFRVHNVHRIQRSAVTDYIIRKSTSCNRFKGES, from the coding sequence ATGTATGATGACTATAATGAAATTATCACTGTCGGACAATTAGCCGAGCTCTTGCAAATCGGTATGAACACGGCATATAAGCTGATAAACTCTGGAGAAATCGAGTCGTTTCGAGTTCATAATGTCCATCGAATTCAGCGGAGTGCAGTAACGGATTATATTATTAGAAAGAGCACCAGTTGCAACCGATTTAAAGGAGAATCCTAA
- the radC gene encoding RadC family protein, whose amino-acid sequence MDGRSKIYPKKDLAEIPGYIANRRASVDRMLGVFTDKYKIHQNHKHLPSQMSRLVKGVQSETASSSIIYQIKFIKESDNFMKGTQYELKYWLANSIRENPRSYIIEEIFTKFPTTAELIDVTEQELISIKGIGKIKARQIIAALKLAQTMSISTPPIRKILSPEDVYILAEPEMQYLKVEHFVILMLDSKNGVIAKELISIGCLNACIVHPREVFRPAIKRNSASIICIHNHPSGNPDPSPEDGEITKRLTDAGTIIGIEVLDHIVIGHHKYVSLKERGLM is encoded by the coding sequence TTGGACGGTCGTTCAAAAATCTATCCAAAAAAAGATCTTGCAGAAATCCCAGGCTATATAGCAAATAGACGAGCATCCGTTGATCGGATGCTCGGTGTCTTTACGGACAAATATAAGATTCACCAAAACCATAAGCATCTGCCTTCGCAGATGAGTCGCTTGGTGAAGGGTGTACAATCCGAAACAGCAAGCAGCTCAATAATTTATCAAATAAAATTTATTAAGGAGTCAGATAATTTTATGAAGGGTACCCAGTACGAGCTGAAATATTGGTTAGCAAATTCTATTCGTGAAAACCCTCGCAGCTACATTATTGAAGAAATTTTTACCAAATTTCCTACTACAGCGGAATTGATCGATGTCACCGAACAAGAGCTGATTTCAATTAAAGGAATTGGAAAAATCAAGGCGCGTCAGATCATTGCTGCATTAAAGCTTGCACAAACGATGTCGATATCTACGCCGCCAATTCGTAAGATCCTGAGTCCTGAAGATGTCTACATACTAGCCGAACCTGAGATGCAATATTTAAAAGTAGAGCACTTTGTCATATTAATGCTCGATTCAAAGAACGGAGTTATTGCAAAAGAACTCATATCTATTGGATGCCTCAACGCTTGTATAGTTCATCCAAGAGAAGTGTTTCGTCCAGCTATTAAACGCAATAGTGCATCGATAATATGTATTCACAACCATCCTAGCGGAAATCCAGATCCAAGCCCGGAGGATGGGGAAATCACAAAACGTTTGACAGATGCTGGAACTATTATTGGAATCGAAGTGCTGGATCATATTGTCATCGGCCATCATAAATATGTCAGTTTAAAAGAACGAGGATTAATGTAA
- the brxF gene encoding BREX-3 system P-loop-containing protein BrxF has protein sequence MSNKVKRLQAEIMSVRNQRHKLLFIKLEKSNRMNDVLTDLKREDISSINISRYLSDQLRFISSDKRPFQVVKWLRKVIAEQNNDVIFLHNIEYLFDHELKQNPVKLMEALSGNTVLLILWPGEEEQGVLKYATPEHSEYYQNDEYSNRIFVY, from the coding sequence ATGAGTAATAAAGTTAAGCGATTACAGGCTGAGATCATGAGCGTACGTAATCAGAGACACAAACTACTCTTCATTAAGTTAGAAAAATCAAATCGAATGAACGATGTTTTAACTGATCTAAAAAGAGAAGACATCTCATCAATAAATATTAGCCGGTATCTCTCTGATCAATTAAGATTTATTTCTTCGGACAAGCGCCCGTTCCAGGTGGTAAAATGGCTGAGGAAGGTTATCGCTGAACAAAATAATGATGTTATCTTTCTACACAATATAGAATACTTATTTGATCACGAATTAAAACAAAATCCCGTCAAGCTAATGGAAGCGCTCAGCGGGAACACAGTACTTCTTATCTTATGGCCAGGTGAAGAAGAGCAAGGAGTGCTTAAGTATGCAACTCCTGAGCATTCAGAGTATTATCAAAATGACGAATATAGTAATAGGATATTTGTTTACTAA